A part of Amycolatopsis camponoti genomic DNA contains:
- a CDS encoding DEAD/DEAH box helicase, which produces MDAFAALGEVLEDYKAFVRGFLNIRDPEILAKVQREVDNGLMWPEPWLALNPAFEPGGSVGELVDRGLLHPDNRGIFRARATSSADGQEIAFHQHQVDAIEIAARRESYVLTTGTGSGKSMAYIVPIVDRVLREGSGRGVRAIIVYPMNALANSQRGELEKFLGKVAPKVTFKRYTGQESRAERDVILARPPDILLTNYVMLELMLTRPRERTSLITSARNLSFLVLDELHTYRGRQGADVAMLIRRLRGAVGAEHLQCVGTSATLAGPGTRAAQRAEVATLASRLFGTSIPAANIVGESLRRATVGESSSHRLATRVLASPPADQDALRRDDLAIWIEQTFGLGTDDEGSLSRLPPVRLQDAAGRLAELTGTDVATCARALRETLLAGSQSRDEDGRSLFAFKLHQFIGKGDTAYVTLDRPEQRYLTTHYQRSAPQGPAGQPLFPLAFCRECGQDFLVVTRKKGGERFEPRLLGGGLGEQDNAAGLLLITEKAWPDRSSPDLLELVPDDWIVESGDDRVLDKARWPRLPKGVRVDVFGDACDDGVTAAFFETLHFCPTCKTSYESAMQSEFSRVASLGTEGRASAVSVLSQAVVRTLREAEDLDAEARKFLVFSDNRQDASLQAGHFNDFVLVGMVRSALYQAAVQQQRRFPDESLTDEDLGRRVIECLKVQIADYALNPDVEYAAKTKVIRALRESVTYRVWADLRRGWRITMPNLEQTGQLLLTYAGLDELAGDEAKWETKGQPLTGTDPATRLLIMETLLNELRRNICIESSYLTEDRYEDIKRASQEWLRAPWALTDEQGVYAATCYAGARPRAPAGIGRDLYLSGLGQFGRWLRRPDRFPHLTSRLTVKDADKLITTLLGVLATVGMLAKVEERTRRTGYRVQAGIIEWRAGDGTHRAPDPLRTNTLAGRVNPYFRRFYAETATGLAGLEAREHTAQVSPENRQDRERRFSDAELPVLYCSPTMELGVDIKSLNVVGMRNVPPTPANYAQRSGRAGRSGQPAVVLTYCATGNAHDNYYFGHSQDMVAGAVAPPRLELSNQDLVRAHAHAIWLVVIDLDLKASMTDLLDVDLPKQPLREDIVSKISGSAAKATIAISTVLSATREVTSAPWWRDDWINAAVAEAPQRFQQALERWRGLYREARAELDSANEILKNIGASEPSKRRARGQISEARAALDLLKGETDDVNQGDFYPYRYFASEGFLPGYSFPRLPLAAFIPAERKTRHGQGDYVQRPRFLAISEFGPGAFVYHEGARYEVNRVSLPTRDDGSGINVTEIKRCQACGYLHDSNGPTAHETCQYCGSGELLTMSRMMKLLAVKTRRRDRISADEEERQRAGHEITTAIRFEPYGERTSELKGTLTDRNGGLLANLSYGDTALIRRMNVGLRRRKNKTDQGYLLDTLDGKWARTADVSAADGSALPQGPDGRIQRVVPYVEDHRNALLFKLAPHIAREQRIAAMYALKRAVEAKFQLESSELAAEPMPDRTSDHAWSVLLMFEAAEGGAGVLRRLATEPDQIRRVARRAIELMHYDPDTGADLGKADHATEPCAQACYDCLLSYSNQLDHQTLDRHVVIDLLSQLTTATLTVEDSAEPDSREKLARLEEHSNGLEKQFLHFLAEGGYRLPDEAQQIVEDYYVRPDFTFLSPDGNVAIFVDGPIHDSAHQAIKDEAARAKLEDEAGWLVLRFHHEDERTSACGNPPSWQQVTTSNPTVFGTGKDTS; this is translated from the coding sequence ATGGACGCTTTCGCTGCACTCGGCGAGGTACTCGAGGACTACAAGGCTTTCGTGCGGGGATTTCTCAATATTCGCGACCCGGAAATCCTGGCAAAAGTGCAGCGTGAAGTTGATAACGGGCTGATGTGGCCCGAACCGTGGCTCGCGCTGAATCCCGCCTTCGAGCCCGGCGGTTCAGTCGGCGAGCTCGTCGACCGGGGACTCCTGCATCCGGACAATCGAGGCATCTTCCGTGCTCGCGCGACCTCGAGCGCCGATGGGCAGGAAATCGCCTTTCACCAGCACCAGGTCGACGCCATCGAGATCGCAGCGCGCCGCGAGTCCTACGTCCTGACCACCGGAACCGGCTCAGGAAAGTCGATGGCCTACATCGTGCCGATCGTCGATCGCGTCCTGCGGGAAGGGTCCGGGCGAGGTGTCCGCGCGATCATCGTCTACCCGATGAACGCCCTGGCCAACAGCCAACGTGGCGAGCTCGAGAAGTTCCTCGGCAAGGTCGCACCGAAGGTGACGTTCAAGCGGTACACCGGTCAGGAGAGCCGGGCCGAACGCGACGTCATCCTCGCCCGGCCTCCCGACATCCTGCTCACCAACTACGTGATGCTAGAGCTGATGCTGACCCGCCCCCGGGAGCGCACGAGTCTCATCACCAGCGCCCGGAACCTCTCGTTCCTGGTGCTCGACGAGCTGCACACCTACCGAGGCCGCCAGGGCGCCGACGTCGCCATGCTGATCCGCCGCCTGCGCGGAGCCGTGGGCGCGGAGCACCTGCAGTGCGTCGGCACCAGCGCGACCCTTGCCGGCCCTGGGACCAGGGCGGCTCAGCGGGCGGAAGTGGCGACGTTGGCGAGCCGGTTGTTCGGTACGTCGATCCCGGCCGCCAATATCGTCGGGGAGTCCCTGCGGCGGGCGACCGTCGGCGAGAGCAGCTCACACCGGCTGGCCACGCGCGTGCTCGCGAGCCCACCGGCGGACCAGGATGCCTTGCGCCGCGACGACCTGGCGATCTGGATCGAGCAGACCTTCGGACTGGGTACGGACGACGAAGGCAGCCTCTCCCGCCTACCGCCCGTTCGGCTGCAGGATGCGGCTGGGCGACTCGCCGAGTTGACCGGCACAGATGTCGCGACGTGTGCTCGAGCATTGCGGGAAACTCTGCTGGCCGGCTCGCAGTCCCGCGACGAAGATGGACGCTCTCTGTTCGCCTTCAAGCTTCACCAGTTCATCGGCAAGGGCGACACCGCCTACGTCACCCTCGACCGTCCCGAACAGCGATATCTCACGACGCACTATCAGCGCAGTGCTCCTCAGGGACCGGCGGGGCAGCCGTTGTTCCCGCTCGCCTTCTGCCGCGAATGCGGTCAGGATTTCCTTGTCGTTACCAGAAAGAAGGGTGGCGAGCGGTTCGAACCTCGCCTGCTCGGCGGCGGCCTTGGCGAGCAGGACAACGCTGCGGGACTGCTGCTGATCACTGAGAAAGCCTGGCCGGACCGGTCATCTCCGGACCTGCTCGAACTCGTCCCCGACGACTGGATCGTCGAGTCCGGAGACGACCGGGTGCTGGACAAAGCCCGCTGGCCGCGGCTGCCGAAGGGTGTCCGCGTCGACGTTTTCGGTGACGCCTGCGACGACGGCGTCACGGCCGCGTTCTTCGAGACGTTACATTTCTGCCCGACGTGCAAGACGAGCTACGAAAGCGCAATGCAGTCTGAGTTCTCCCGGGTCGCGAGTCTGGGCACGGAAGGGCGTGCCAGCGCGGTGTCCGTCCTGTCTCAGGCGGTGGTACGCACCTTGCGCGAGGCTGAGGACCTCGATGCGGAGGCCCGCAAGTTCCTGGTCTTCTCCGACAACCGCCAGGATGCCAGTCTGCAGGCGGGACATTTCAACGACTTCGTCCTCGTCGGCATGGTCCGCTCCGCGCTGTACCAGGCGGCAGTGCAGCAGCAACGGCGGTTCCCCGATGAATCGCTCACCGACGAGGACCTCGGCCGCCGGGTGATCGAGTGCTTGAAGGTACAGATCGCTGACTACGCCCTGAATCCCGACGTCGAGTACGCGGCCAAGACGAAGGTCATCCGGGCGCTGCGAGAGTCGGTCACCTACCGGGTATGGGCCGATCTGCGTCGCGGCTGGCGCATCACCATGCCCAACCTCGAACAGACCGGCCAGCTCCTGTTGACCTACGCGGGTCTGGACGAACTGGCCGGGGACGAAGCGAAGTGGGAGACCAAGGGACAACCGCTCACCGGCACTGATCCCGCCACCCGACTGTTGATCATGGAGACGTTGCTGAACGAGTTGCGGCGCAATATCTGTATCGAGTCGTCCTATCTCACCGAGGATCGCTACGAAGACATCAAGCGGGCCAGCCAGGAGTGGCTACGTGCGCCGTGGGCGCTCACGGATGAACAAGGTGTCTACGCCGCCACCTGCTATGCGGGCGCCCGTCCTCGTGCACCCGCCGGGATCGGCCGTGACCTGTACCTCTCCGGCTTGGGCCAGTTCGGACGTTGGCTCCGCCGCCCGGACCGATTCCCGCACCTCACGTCCCGATTGACGGTGAAAGACGCAGACAAGCTCATCACCACACTGTTGGGTGTGCTGGCCACCGTCGGCATGCTCGCCAAAGTCGAGGAGCGCACCAGGCGCACCGGGTACCGCGTCCAAGCCGGCATCATCGAGTGGCGGGCCGGCGACGGCACACATCGCGCGCCCGACCCACTCCGCACCAACACTCTCGCAGGCAGAGTCAACCCCTACTTCCGACGTTTCTACGCGGAGACAGCGACCGGGCTGGCTGGGCTCGAAGCGCGCGAGCACACCGCTCAAGTGAGCCCCGAGAACCGGCAGGACCGAGAACGACGCTTCAGTGACGCTGAACTGCCCGTGCTGTACTGCTCCCCGACGATGGAGCTGGGCGTGGACATCAAGAGCCTCAACGTCGTCGGGATGCGCAACGTGCCGCCTACCCCGGCCAACTACGCCCAGCGCTCCGGCCGCGCGGGACGCTCCGGGCAACCGGCCGTCGTGTTGACGTACTGCGCTACCGGAAACGCCCACGACAACTACTACTTCGGGCACAGCCAGGACATGGTCGCCGGCGCGGTCGCACCGCCACGGCTGGAATTGAGCAATCAGGACCTCGTGCGCGCCCACGCCCACGCCATCTGGCTGGTCGTCATCGATCTCGACCTCAAGGCGAGCATGACCGACCTGCTCGACGTCGACCTGCCCAAGCAGCCGCTGCGCGAGGACATCGTTTCGAAGATCTCCGGATCGGCGGCGAAAGCGACCATCGCCATCAGCACCGTCCTGTCCGCAACCCGCGAGGTAACGAGTGCTCCATGGTGGCGTGACGACTGGATCAATGCCGCCGTCGCGGAAGCGCCCCAGCGGTTCCAGCAGGCGCTGGAACGCTGGCGCGGCCTCTATCGCGAAGCCCGCGCCGAGCTCGACTCCGCCAACGAAATCCTGAAAAACATCGGCGCTTCTGAACCGTCGAAGAGACGCGCCCGCGGACAGATATCGGAAGCCCGTGCCGCGTTGGACCTCCTCAAGGGCGAGACCGACGACGTCAATCAAGGCGACTTCTACCCTTACCGCTACTTCGCCTCTGAAGGCTTCCTGCCTGGCTACTCGTTCCCCCGGCTGCCGCTGGCGGCGTTTATCCCGGCCGAGCGCAAGACCCGCCATGGACAGGGAGACTATGTCCAGAGGCCTAGATTCCTGGCGATCAGCGAGTTCGGCCCGGGGGCGTTCGTCTATCACGAAGGCGCTCGTTATGAGGTCAACCGGGTCAGCCTCCCGACCCGCGATGACGGCTCGGGCATCAACGTCACCGAGATCAAACGCTGCCAGGCCTGCGGCTACCTGCACGACAGCAACGGCCCGACCGCCCATGAGACGTGCCAGTACTGTGGCTCGGGCGAGCTGCTCACCATGAGCCGGATGATGAAGCTGCTCGCGGTGAAGACCCGGCGTCGTGATCGCATCAGCGCCGACGAGGAGGAACGTCAACGCGCTGGACACGAGATCACCACCGCCATCCGATTTGAGCCCTACGGCGAACGCACGAGCGAGCTGAAGGGCACGCTCACCGATCGCAACGGTGGTCTCCTCGCGAACCTGAGCTACGGCGACACCGCACTGATCCGCCGGATGAACGTCGGGCTGCGCCGCCGCAAGAACAAGACCGACCAGGGCTACCTGCTCGACACTCTCGACGGCAAGTGGGCCCGCACCGCGGACGTCAGCGCGGCAGACGGCTCAGCCCTCCCCCAAGGACCCGATGGCCGTATCCAGCGCGTGGTGCCCTACGTCGAGGACCACCGCAACGCCCTGTTGTTCAAGCTTGCCCCGCACATTGCCAGGGAACAGCGCATCGCCGCGATGTACGCACTCAAGCGCGCGGTGGAAGCCAAGTTCCAGCTGGAAAGCAGCGAGCTCGCGGCTGAGCCGATGCCCGACCGGACCAGTGACCACGCCTGGTCGGTGTTGCTGATGTTCGAAGCGGCGGAAGGGGGCGCGGGAGTACTCCGCAGACTTGCCACCGAACCGGATCAGATCCGCCGGGTGGCGCGCCGAGCCATCGAGCTCATGCATTACGACCCCGATACCGGCGCAGATCTCGGGAAGGCCGACCACGCTACCGAGCCGTGCGCCCAGGCTTGCTACGACTGCTTGTTGTCCTACAGCAACCAGCTTGATCACCAGACGCTCGATCGCCACGTCGTGATCGATCTGCTCAGTCAGCTCACCACGGCCACTCTCACTGTTGAGGACAGCGCCGAGCCGGACAGCAGGGAAAAACTGGCTCGTTTGGAAGAGCACAGCAACGGGCTGGAAAAGCAGTTCCTGCACTTCCTCGCCGAGGGCGGCTACCGCTTGCCCGACGAGGCCCAGCAGATCGTCGAGGACTACTACGTCCGCCCCGATTTCACCTTCCTCAGCCCCGACGGAAACGTCGCCATCTTCGTCGACGGCCCGATCCATGACAGCGCGCACCAGGCGATCAAGGACGAAGCTGCCCGGGCCAAGCTCGAAGACGAAGCCGGCTGGCTGGTTCTGCGGTTCCACCACGAGGACGAACGCACCAGCGCCTGCGGGAACCCGCCGAGCTGGCAACAGGTGACGACGAGCAATCCGACCGTCTTCGGCACTGGCAAGGACACGTCATGA
- a CDS encoding tyrosine-type recombinase/integrase, which translates to MAWTEKIGPHSWRVRYPTADGRIGSCSGFGTKKIANDYANQIEADQRRGTWLDPQAAKTSVSVWAALWADTLDVEIRTEENYLSRIRNHIEPRWANTALGDITALAVTLWIKQLRRHYARSTVAGIVTVFSMMLDDAVDERLIAVNPVRRRARRGRRREQSPVPSERIWATPEQVVRIADNSESLGNHCYGLLVVTAGWTGARWGELTGLRRVNTHLDDGCLVIDPDTGCLHEGSHRLWLGPPKTPASARTITLPPFLIELLREHLDDQGGDFVFASPRRCWLRRSDFDRRVFRPAIDGNLHRPDVAAPIEPVQPGLTFHGLRHSHKTWMIADGIPEIAQARRLGHRLDNRIVETYSHVAPEVERRLLRCLERRWRKARTTVDRAVALPAAIQGPAGSA; encoded by the coding sequence ATGGCCTGGACAGAGAAGATCGGCCCACACTCGTGGCGCGTCCGCTATCCCACCGCCGACGGCAGGATCGGTTCATGCTCCGGCTTCGGGACCAAGAAGATCGCCAACGACTACGCCAACCAGATCGAGGCCGACCAGCGGCGCGGTACCTGGTTGGATCCCCAGGCGGCCAAGACCAGTGTCTCTGTCTGGGCTGCGTTGTGGGCTGACACCCTCGATGTGGAGATCCGCACCGAGGAGAACTATCTCAGCCGGATCCGCAATCACATTGAGCCCCGGTGGGCGAATACTGCGCTGGGTGACATTACCGCGCTCGCGGTCACGCTCTGGATCAAGCAGCTACGGCGTCACTACGCGAGGTCGACCGTGGCCGGCATCGTCACCGTGTTCTCGATGATGCTCGACGACGCCGTCGACGAGCGGCTCATCGCCGTCAATCCGGTGCGCCGGCGGGCAAGGCGGGGCCGACGCCGCGAGCAGTCACCCGTTCCTTCCGAACGTATCTGGGCGACTCCGGAGCAGGTCGTCCGGATCGCGGACAACTCCGAGTCGCTCGGCAACCACTGCTACGGGCTGCTTGTTGTGACCGCGGGTTGGACCGGTGCCCGCTGGGGTGAGTTGACTGGGCTGCGCCGGGTCAACACCCACCTTGACGATGGCTGCCTCGTCATCGATCCCGACACCGGCTGTCTGCACGAAGGTAGCCATCGGCTGTGGCTGGGACCGCCGAAGACTCCCGCGTCGGCGCGCACTATCACCTTGCCGCCGTTCCTGATCGAGCTGCTGCGTGAGCACCTCGATGATCAGGGTGGCGACTTCGTGTTCGCCAGTCCACGTCGCTGCTGGCTGCGGCGCAGCGACTTCGACCGGCGGGTCTTCCGTCCCGCCATCGACGGCAACCTGCATCGGCCGGACGTCGCGGCGCCGATCGAGCCGGTCCAGCCGGGGTTGACGTTCCACGGGCTGCGTCACAGTCACAAGACGTGGATGATCGCTGACGGCATCCCCGAGATTGCCCAGGCCCGGCGGCTTGGCCACCGCCTCGACAACCGCATCGTCGAGACCTACAGCCACGTCGCTCCCGAGGTGGAACGCCGCCTGCTCCGCTGCCTGGAACGCCGCTGGCGCAAGGCGCGGACTACGGTGGACCGTGCGGTGGCTCTACCCGCGGCCATCCAGGGGCCCGCTGGCTCGGCCTGA